ACGTCTCGATCGGTGTCGTGGGAGTTGTATTCCACAACACCTTTGATGGGGTCTGGGCCGACCGGGAGACCAACTGCTGGCTGTGCGGCCGCTAGATCGCTGCTCAGAAAGAACGCCGCGAAGGATAGAAATAGCGGGCGATGCATGCGTTGGATCTCCAATTATCGTAGTCCACTGTACAGCGGCTTGATTCCGAAGTCAGCCTCCCGCAAGCGGAACACAAGGAGTGATCGTGTGGCAGTTTTCACAAAGTCCCGAGAAATACCTAGGACCCAGGTTTGCATGAAGACTTACGCGAGCGACGGCAATTGCTACGTCCCGGAACTCCCTGGTGTCCATCTTGATCTGGATGTTGCAAATGAGCTCGATCCATCTCATGGTCGCTAGGTGCAGCGATCCTTCAAAGTGTAGAGGACAATGAGGCGTTGACTCGTAGGGCTTGCAGTCAAGGCCCTGCAAAGTCGCGTTTTCCGCCTGGTCGCTCGCCCATCTTGGAGCGCTGCGGAAGCTACTGCAGTCGGCGATCGACTCGGCGATTTGGCACTCGTCGAGATTGAACAATTGCTTGACGCGCTTGACTCAAGAAAAGCGCGTCTGCTGACGAGAACGGATAAGGCCAGACTGCTGGGTTCGCAACAGCGTTCTGGCAGGTATCTAACGGCGTTGCTGCGCGTCGGCCACGCTTTCCATCCAGGCGAAGGCCTTATTCCGTCGATGAGACCGGCGGAGTTCCACTATCGATGAAGGTGTAGAACACAGCAATGCGGCCGTCGCGTTCCTCCACAACGTCCGTACCGGTATAGCGGAACGGCTGGCCAGGAAGTCCGCTCCCCCAACGGCATATCCCGACAGTGTGCATCGTGTGAATATCGCCAACCACCGTATAGCGATACTCCGGGATGTGCTTACGAATTTCCGACGCTGCCTCATTGATCGCCGCAATGCCAACCAGGCGACCACCCGGGTGTATCCATACGCAATCTTCCGTATAAGCATTGCGCATCATCGCTTCGCGCTTCACTGGATCGAGCTCGATGAAGATCTCATCGAAGTTGTGGTGCATCAGTTCTGCAACTGTCATCCTCTCCCCCCTTTTTCCTCTTTGCCAGTGCAACGATCTTTCCTTTGAACTTCCGGCCATATTCCTGGCATTTCTCTCAAGATACTCAGAAGGAACAGAGAATGGCTTGTACGAAACGGCTACCATAGTACGAAATCGCTATGGTCGAGAGCCGCAAAAGGAGGACGAGGGATGCAGATTTCTGAGGGATCGGACACATTTGAGTTTCGTTCTCCGCACGGTATGAAGGCGGCGTACAGCAGGCTTCGAACGTTTGCGGGCATAGCGGTTCGTCACCTGCAGCACTTCAACCACCCGGGCCGTGCATGGCACGATTTGTCGGGTCCGAAAGACACTCTCACAGTTGTGCTCGCGGAGGTGGGTGGCAGATGTGAGGCCCGCACAAATCTGCATCGTCCCGCTGCCCTGGAAGGCCAACGGCCTAATCACATCAGTTTTGTTCCCGCAGAGATGAGGGTCTGGGGCTATACGGACAACATGGAGTCTGTTCGCGAACTTCGACTGAGCTTCGACAGGAAATCTCTGGGAAATTGGTTCGGCCCCGATCTGGACCCGGGCAAAGCAGGAAATCCTGAGCTGATGTTTCATGACAAGAGAGCGGTCGAGTGCGCGCGACTTCTTGCTGCCGAATGTGACGCATCTGACCCGAGTACAGGATTGTACGGAGAAGGTCTCACGCTCGCCCTCCTGAGCGCCTGCTTCCAGGGGCGCCCCCCAAAAAAGAACTTCGGACTATCGGTCTCACAACTCCGTCTTGTTCTCGAATTCATCCACGAGCATCTCGATGCATCCGTTTCTGTTCTCCAGCTCGCCCGTCTGGTCGATTTGTCATCCTCGCAATTTGCGAGGATGTTCAAGGCGTCTACAGGAGTATCCCCGCATCGCTATCAGCTGAACACTCGGATCGGCAAAGCGCAGGAGCTACTGCTGATGAAAGGAGAAAGCCTTTCCACGGTGGCTGTGACAACAGGTTTTACTGATCAGAGCCACT
This genomic window from Terriglobus albidus contains:
- a CDS encoding nuclear transport factor 2 family protein, translating into MTVAELMHHNFDEIFIELDPVKREAMMRNAYTEDCVWIHPGGRLVGIAAINEAASEIRKHIPEYRYTVVGDIHTMHTVGICRWGSGLPGQPFRYTGTDVVEERDGRIAVFYTFIDSGTPPVSSTE
- a CDS encoding helix-turn-helix domain-containing protein, whose amino-acid sequence is MESVRELRLSFDRKSLGNWFGPDLDPGKAGNPELMFHDKRAVECARLLAAECDASDPSTGLYGEGLTLALLSACFQGRPPKKNFGLSVSQLRLVLEFIHEHLDASVSVLQLARLVDLSSSQFARMFKASTGVSPHRYQLNTRIGKAQELLLMKGESLSTVAVTTGFTDQSHFTRTFKRVTGATPREWHQNRTP